The Saccharomonospora cyanea NA-134 genome includes a region encoding these proteins:
- the map gene encoding type I methionyl aminopeptidase, with the protein MIELKSPAEIERMRTTGAFVAQVLAELRAKAAVGVNLLDLEHHTRTLIRDRGAESCYWDYAPSFGRGPFRNTVCLSVNDAVLHGLPHDYVLRDGDVLSMDLAVAIDGWVADAAVTVVVGTPAEADVRLVRATEEALAAGIEAARPGNRLGDVSAAIGAVAAAHGYGVNTEFGGHGLGRTMHEDPHVPNRGRPGRGLLLRPGMTLALEPWFTAGSARIVMDPDGWTIRSADGSRTAHSEHTVAITEDGPVVLTRLGDGE; encoded by the coding sequence ATGATCGAGTTGAAGTCCCCCGCCGAGATCGAGCGGATGCGCACCACCGGGGCGTTCGTCGCCCAGGTGCTCGCCGAGCTGCGGGCCAAGGCCGCCGTCGGCGTGAACCTGCTGGACCTCGAACACCACACCCGGACGTTGATCCGCGACCGCGGCGCCGAGTCCTGCTACTGGGACTACGCGCCGTCGTTCGGTCGCGGCCCGTTCCGCAACACCGTCTGCCTGTCCGTCAACGACGCCGTGCTGCACGGCCTGCCCCACGACTACGTTCTGCGCGACGGCGACGTCCTCAGCATGGACCTGGCCGTCGCGATCGACGGGTGGGTGGCCGACGCCGCCGTCACCGTCGTCGTGGGCACCCCCGCCGAGGCGGACGTCCGGCTCGTGCGCGCCACCGAGGAGGCACTGGCCGCGGGCATCGAGGCGGCACGGCCGGGCAACCGGCTCGGTGACGTCTCGGCGGCCATCGGAGCGGTGGCGGCGGCCCACGGCTACGGGGTCAACACCGAGTTCGGCGGACACGGATTGGGCCGCACCATGCACGAGGACCCGCACGTGCCCAACCGGGGCCGTCCCGGCCGGGGACTGCTGCTGCGTCCGGGGATGACACTCGCGCTGGAACCGTGGTTCACCGCGGGCAGCGCCCGGATCGTCATGGACCCCGACGGCTGGACCATCCGCTCGGCCGACGGCTCGCGCACGGCGCACTCGGAGCACACGGTCGCGATCACCGAGGACGGGCCCGTGGTCCTCACCCGGCTCGGCGACGGGGAGTGA
- a CDS encoding helix-turn-helix domain-containing protein: MVRLPLTPEQVQAGARLGALLRELRRDRGLDEVARGAGMSPETLRKIETGRLPSPAFGTVVRLADALGVSVEELADVWRGGGAFEVAS; the protein is encoded by the coding sequence ATGGTGCGTCTGCCGCTCACACCCGAGCAGGTCCAGGCCGGGGCCCGCCTCGGAGCGTTGTTGCGCGAACTCCGGCGCGACCGCGGTCTCGACGAGGTCGCCCGTGGGGCCGGTATGTCCCCGGAGACCCTGCGCAAGATCGAGACGGGGCGGCTGCCGAGTCCGGCGTTCGGCACGGTCGTGCGGCTGGCGGACGCCCTCGGCGTGTCCGTGGAGGAACTGGCCGACGTCTGGCGCGGCGGGGGAGCGTTCGAGGTCGCGTCCTGA